A portion of the Candidatus Poribacteria bacterium genome contains these proteins:
- a CDS encoding site-specific DNA-methyltransferase yields the protein MGSQDSRSKTADFTTDVFLNEPRQITVSDTYHADVDVVLFDGDCNDLLKNIPSSSVDLVITSPPYNIGKKYEKRTSLALYLKDMEPIIAEIERVLALTGSLCWQVGNYVQKGEVFPLDIYFYEIFKHFDLKLRNRIIWRFNHGLHCKKRFSGRYEVILWFTKTDEYIFNLDPVRIPAKYPGKRHFKGPKRGQLSGNPLGKNPSDIWDVVKQDWEDEVWDIPNVKANHPEKTEHPCQFPVELVQRCVLALTQPKGVVLDPYCGVGSTVIGALQHNRRAIAAEQDSTYVAITRERIQKFTQGTLPLRPLGKPIHQPTGKERVAQLPLDWK from the coding sequence ATGGGATCCCAAGATTCTCGTAGTAAGACAGCTGACTTTACGACGGATGTCTTCTTAAATGAACCCCGTCAGATTACAGTTTCAGACACATATCACGCGGATGTGGATGTTGTCCTCTTTGATGGGGATTGTAACGACCTCCTCAAAAATATTCCATCAAGTTCAGTGGATCTCGTCATCACATCCCCGCCATACAACATAGGAAAAAAATACGAAAAAAGAACGTCCTTAGCGTTATATCTAAAAGATATGGAACCTATAATTGCGGAAATAGAGCGGGTACTTGCCCTTACTGGAAGTCTCTGTTGGCAAGTTGGCAATTACGTCCAAAAAGGTGAGGTTTTTCCGCTTGATATTTATTTTTATGAAATTTTTAAACACTTTGACTTAAAATTGCGGAATCGAATTATTTGGCGATTTAATCACGGTTTACACTGCAAAAAGCGGTTCTCGGGTCGCTATGAGGTCATCTTATGGTTTACCAAAACTGACGAATACATCTTTAATCTTGATCCAGTGCGAATTCCCGCGAAATACCCCGGCAAACGACACTTCAAAGGTCCAAAACGCGGTCAGCTTTCGGGAAACCCACTTGGGAAGAACCCTTCTGATATTTGGGATGTGGTCAAACAGGATTGGGAAGATGAAGTTTGGGATATTCCAAACGTAAAGGCGAACCACCCAGAGAAAACTGAACATCCATGCCAGTTCCCGGTTGAATTAGTCCAGCGGTGTGTTTTAGCACTTACACAGCCAAAAGGTGTTGTTTTAGATCCGTATTGTGGTGTCGGATCGACGGTCATCGGAGCCTTACAACATAACAGAAGGGCGATTGCTGCTGAACAGGATTCGACCTATGTGGCTATTACTCGTGAGAGAATACAAAAGTTTACCCAAGGCACATTACCGCTCCGTCCGTTAGGAAAGCCCATTCACCAGCCAACAGGAAAAGAACGTGTCGCACAGTTGCCTTTAGATTGGAAATAG
- a CDS encoding P-loop NTPase: protein MKTYNELPNDAGSNIIGQVTAQADRLQKRLAAVRHTIAIMSGKGGVGKSSVAANLATALTLKRNTVGVVDADINGPTLAKMMGVRDATVEYTPAGVKPAITPLGTKLISMDLLLAEDDAPVLWNAHTQKDAFTWRSTMEVGALREFIADTEWGELDYLLLDLPPGTDRLPNVAELIPNLGGVVVVTIPSEVSQLIVKKSVTMARDILKVPIIGVVENMASYVCQHCGEEERLFDTEKSLDNVLQKMILGNIPFDPRLARANDNGTVYLNEYPDAPASKALLQVAKKIQEFFA from the coding sequence ATGAAGACGTATAACGAGTTGCCGAACGATGCCGGTTCCAATATTATCGGGCAAGTCACAGCACAAGCAGACCGTCTCCAGAAACGCCTCGCCGCTGTCAGACACACGATCGCGATTATGAGTGGAAAAGGAGGAGTTGGTAAAAGTTCAGTCGCTGCCAATCTCGCCACCGCGCTCACATTGAAGAGGAACACAGTTGGTGTGGTTGATGCTGACATCAATGGGCCGACATTGGCGAAGATGATGGGGGTCCGAGATGCTACGGTGGAATACACGCCTGCAGGGGTCAAACCGGCGATCACCCCCCTCGGCACCAAACTTATCTCCATGGACCTGCTCTTAGCGGAAGACGATGCACCTGTACTCTGGAATGCACATACCCAAAAGGACGCTTTTACGTGGCGCAGCACCATGGAGGTTGGCGCACTTAGGGAATTCATCGCTGACACCGAATGGGGTGAATTAGATTATCTCCTCCTGGATCTGCCGCCCGGTACGGACCGGCTTCCAAATGTAGCAGAACTTATCCCGAACCTCGGCGGAGTCGTTGTTGTGACAATCCCCTCTGAAGTTTCACAGTTGATTGTTAAAAAGTCGGTGACGATGGCAAGGGATATTCTTAAGGTTCCCATTATCGGCGTTGTCGAAAATATGGCTTCCTACGTCTGTCAGCACTGCGGCGAGGAGGAACGTCTCTTTGATACCGAGAAGTCTCTTGATAACGTATTGCAAAAAATGATCCTCGGCAACATTCCCTTTGATCCACGCCTCGCACGTGCCAACGACAACGGAACCGTCTATCTTAATGAATATCCAGATGCACCTGCAAGCAAGGCACTCCTGCAAGTCGCTAAAAAAATCCAAGAATTTTTTGCGTAG
- a CDS encoding transporter substrate-binding domain-containing protein, which produces MNSRFRYTVIVASLTLCFIASGCQQIQKIISPIPPAMREADGSDKRIVNVGFYAHFAPISYSTNSDPVSDGFNTHLGYESDLLTAIEAMEGTAICFSRKGIAEWSNIWLKAAEPGYDLIAGGITILDSRRHDVTGTPRVAFTSGHIVFRQSLLVRAQDADRLSTYASLRRDVKVGVLSGTTGESRLLEIAGIVDVRGVLVAGTRIETLQGTLIADGTDAYQITAAGASASLAGRRMLYPPSDNMPQVIYLGDAVGEAALFEALADGSIDAIARGEIGNREGASVSDGAFVVTALDEQVEYGGFTLAHGDTALLAALNTWINYLTDDQNIGYAQWSTDPKVFLRRAEMWNASGKGKENEKISA; this is translated from the coding sequence GTGAATAGCCGATTCAGATACACAGTAATCGTTGCCAGCCTGACGCTGTGCTTCATCGCGTCCGGGTGTCAACAAATTCAGAAAATAATTTCACCTATCCCCCCTGCAATGCGGGAAGCCGATGGGAGTGATAAACGGATTGTCAATGTCGGTTTTTATGCCCATTTCGCGCCAATCAGTTACAGCACTAACTCGGATCCAGTTTCTGACGGTTTCAATACCCACCTCGGTTATGAGTCAGATTTGTTAACGGCAATCGAAGCCATGGAAGGGACAGCTATCTGTTTTTCTCGAAAGGGGATCGCCGAGTGGTCAAACATCTGGCTGAAGGCTGCCGAGCCGGGATACGATCTGATTGCTGGCGGTATCACGATCTTGGATTCTCGGAGACACGATGTAACTGGTACGCCGCGAGTTGCGTTTACATCGGGACATATCGTGTTCCGGCAATCGCTGTTAGTTCGTGCCCAAGATGCGGATCGATTGTCCACCTACGCTTCACTTCGGCGGGATGTCAAGGTAGGGGTGCTTTCGGGGACAACAGGTGAATCCCGTTTACTTGAAATCGCTGGTATTGTTGATGTCAGAGGTGTTCTTGTCGCGGGGACACGTATCGAGACACTACAAGGCACCCTTATCGCCGATGGCACAGACGCTTACCAGATTACTGCAGCGGGTGCTTCCGCAAGTTTAGCGGGTAGACGCATGCTTTATCCACCGTCAGATAACATGCCGCAGGTGATTTATCTTGGCGATGCTGTCGGTGAAGCGGCATTATTTGAAGCCCTTGCAGATGGTAGCATTGACGCGATCGCGAGAGGCGAAATCGGTAATCGAGAAGGTGCCTCGGTGTCCGATGGTGCATTTGTTGTCACTGCGCTTGATGAGCAAGTAGAATACGGGGGGTTTACACTTGCGCACGGAGACACAGCGTTGTTGGCGGCTCTTAACACATGGATCAATTATCTCACCGATGACCAAAACATTGGATACGCGCAGTGGTCAACGGATCCGAAGGTGTTTCTCCGTCGCGCGGAGATGTGGAATGCTTCAGGGAAAGGTAAGGAAAACGAGAAGATAAGTGCGTAG
- a CDS encoding lamin tail domain-containing protein gives MFFNKSLYAFVFAVLLISGLAFFAIPATAVVTPVLSVTDVDEDTTGIQVYGIRAESVPFELTVTFQDQGTNAEVTGFGVDDIELFAADSSGNIVEGGASAASVSSNADGSVYTVTIIAEENIERVRIGVVRNAAKTPGRLVGESVEGLEATDPADIIIVNIVRSAAPPLTLSDDMSISGQGPFTVTLTSTKAITLTRTDIDVKGGYIPTDGLSSDATKKVWTVTIVPGPNVKVVVIDPTPTGTYIFRKGTYTVGPQTIRQGSVRDLNGKVTISEIMFATDEGVNEIQWIEIFNNSDTETVVLDADDGWELIIENYNDPEWTTISRFGTINFKNKGNVKTIPPRQTMLIVSARGRNSDNTHFKSTRVFDVYAELATEFGMNSRRDPFLHPTKGFHIQLVDGQNELADKVGNLDGRIRTADKPTWQLPNGWTKDGDRTSIVRRYSGSGIGRDGTQRKGWIPAAETNFSYLSKKKIETWYGLSNDYGSPGIHAGGALPVQLSHFRPERTAMGTVLIKWTTESEVDNAGFNILRSQTQTGVFKIINTQLIPGAGTTAERNIYIWTDTTAKPNVVYYYQIEDVSFAGERQILVTSRLKGTISANGKLTTRWAGLKSQD, from the coding sequence GTGTTCTTTAATAAATCACTGTACGCTTTCGTTTTTGCTGTGTTACTCATCTCCGGACTCGCTTTCTTCGCAATACCCGCAACAGCAGTTGTGACACCAGTACTGTCGGTAACAGATGTGGATGAGGACACAACGGGTATACAGGTATACGGCATCAGAGCTGAGTCGGTTCCCTTCGAGTTAACTGTCACGTTTCAGGATCAAGGTACGAATGCTGAGGTAACCGGCTTTGGTGTTGATGATATCGAATTGTTTGCCGCAGATAGCAGCGGCAACATTGTGGAGGGCGGAGCAAGTGCCGCGTCTGTTTCCTCTAATGCTGATGGTAGTGTCTACACAGTGACAATCATTGCCGAAGAAAATATTGAGAGGGTCCGCATAGGGGTGGTACGCAATGCTGCGAAGACCCCTGGTAGATTAGTCGGTGAGAGCGTCGAGGGGCTGGAAGCTACTGATCCCGCTGACATAATAATCGTCAACATAGTGCGGAGTGCCGCACCACCCCTCACCTTATCCGACGATATGTCTATTAGCGGTCAGGGCCCCTTTACCGTTACCTTAACCTCAACGAAAGCCATCACGCTGACGCGCACAGATATTGATGTCAAGGGTGGATATATTCCAACGGATGGGCTCTCATCCGATGCCACGAAAAAAGTCTGGACGGTGACAATCGTCCCCGGGCCAAATGTGAAAGTGGTCGTAATTGATCCGACACCTACTGGTACCTATATTTTCCGGAAAGGCACGTATACCGTGGGCCCCCAAACAATTCGGCAAGGAAGCGTTAGAGACCTCAATGGGAAAGTAACTATCAGCGAGATTATGTTCGCTACTGATGAAGGGGTAAACGAAATCCAGTGGATCGAAATTTTTAACAACTCTGATACCGAAACTGTTGTCCTTGATGCTGATGACGGTTGGGAGTTGATTATTGAAAACTATAACGATCCAGAGTGGACCACGATTTCGCGCTTCGGGACGATTAATTTTAAAAATAAGGGCAACGTCAAAACCATTCCCCCGAGGCAGACAATGCTAATCGTCTCGGCACGCGGTAGGAATTCAGATAACACGCACTTTAAATCTACCCGCGTCTTCGATGTCTATGCAGAACTTGCAACTGAATTTGGTATGAACAGCCGGCGCGACCCTTTTTTGCATCCAACCAAAGGATTCCACATCCAACTCGTTGATGGGCAAAATGAACTCGCCGACAAAGTCGGAAACCTGGATGGAAGAATCCGGACTGCTGATAAACCCACATGGCAACTGCCCAATGGCTGGACAAAAGATGGCGACCGCACTTCAATCGTCCGAAGATATTCGGGCAGCGGGATAGGCCGCGATGGCACCCAGCGAAAAGGATGGATACCCGCGGCGGAAACCAACTTCTCGTACCTATCTAAAAAGAAAATTGAAACTTGGTACGGTCTCAGTAACGACTACGGCAGTCCCGGTATCCACGCCGGCGGGGCACTTCCTGTCCAACTCTCTCACTTCCGACCCGAACGCACGGCGATGGGGACAGTTCTCATCAAGTGGACCACCGAATCCGAGGTGGACAACGCCGGATTCAATATCCTACGGAGTCAAACCCAAACGGGTGTGTTCAAAATTATCAATACACAACTGATCCCCGGTGCAGGTACAACAGCAGAACGGAATATCTATATCTGGACAGACACAACTGCCAAGCCAAATGTTGTCTACTATTACCAGATTGAGGACGTATCTTTTGCCGGAGAACGACAAATCTTAGTTACCAGTCGGCTCAAGGGGACAATCTCTGCCAATGGCAAACTCACCACTCGGTGGGCAGGATTGAAATCTCAAGATTAA
- a CDS encoding SCO family protein, which yields METQTGNASRIERRLDKSTLIWVALGVIILGIAGATLWSAYDTKPETTTVAKETAVSVPDFSLTNQQGKPLALSDMVGKIWVADFIFTNCPTICPAMTSEMARLQSEFVADPVYFVSFSVDPERDTSEVLSRYAKEYGADDRRWYFLTGKKEGIYELAKDGFSLAAGHKGSEILHSTRFVLVASDGQIYDHYDSRSKPAMLRLRRDIKTLLQK from the coding sequence ATGGAAACACAAACCGGTAATGCCAGTAGAATTGAACGCCGACTCGACAAAAGCACCTTAATATGGGTAGCGTTGGGTGTTATCATTCTCGGTATTGCAGGTGCCACTCTGTGGTCAGCCTATGACACCAAACCGGAGACGACGACGGTAGCGAAAGAGACTGCTGTCAGTGTTCCTGACTTTAGTTTAACCAATCAGCAGGGAAAGCCGTTAGCGTTATCGGATATGGTGGGCAAAATTTGGGTGGCAGACTTTATCTTCACTAACTGTCCAACGATTTGCCCCGCAATGACCTCGGAAATGGCGCGCCTCCAATCCGAATTCGTCGCAGACCCGGTCTATTTCGTTTCCTTCTCCGTCGATCCTGAACGGGATACCTCAGAAGTTCTCTCTCGCTATGCGAAAGAATACGGTGCGGATGACAGACGCTGGTACTTTCTCACTGGCAAGAAGGAAGGTATTTACGAATTAGCGAAAGACGGTTTTAGTTTAGCCGCCGGACACAAAGGAAGTGAAATCCTTCATAGTACACGGTTTGTTCTTGTAGCATCGGACGGGCAGATCTATGATCACTATGACAGTCGGAGTAAACCGGCGATGTTACGCCTCCGGCGCGACATTAAAACACTCCTACAGAAGTGA
- a CDS encoding BglII/BstYI family type II restriction endonuclease, which produces MIIAAEYSFNDGDSIQRTHPYLLQEVEDIIASVDAAHHKIKESKEITMPGKMLYSPANLNRAFAHSFGSKGWQKKRVTCHYSTDYYRPGYLPKQMRSAYREIDFLKERLGIEVQFGKYAFMVYNVCAKMTIFRNLGFIDAGIEIVPVKSFADDMSTGVSYFEQFVWDLEKRGVADIDIPVLILGIDV; this is translated from the coding sequence GTGATTATTGCTGCTGAATATTCATTCAATGATGGAGATTCCATCCAACGGACGCACCCTTACCTGTTACAAGAGGTTGAGGATATTATTGCTTCTGTTGATGCTGCACACCACAAGATTAAAGAAAGTAAGGAGATCACCATGCCGGGTAAAATGTTGTATAGTCCTGCTAACCTTAATCGTGCTTTTGCCCACAGTTTTGGATCCAAGGGGTGGCAGAAGAAACGCGTAACATGCCACTATTCAACAGACTACTACCGCCCTGGATATTTACCGAAACAGATGCGCTCCGCATATCGAGAAATAGACTTTCTAAAAGAGCGTCTTGGGATAGAGGTACAGTTTGGAAAGTATGCATTTATGGTTTATAACGTGTGTGCCAAAATGACTATTTTTCGTAACTTAGGCTTCATTGATGCCGGAATTGAGATTGTCCCAGTGAAATCTTTTGCTGATGATATGTCTACCGGAGTTTCGTATTTTGAGCAGTTCGTGTGGGATTTAGAAAAGCGAGGCGTTGCTGATATTGATATCCCGGTCCTCATTCTTGGTATTGATGTGTAG
- a CDS encoding PQQ-binding-like beta-propeller repeat protein encodes MYQTLKNTLICLLAVLVFVANSFAGNWHQWRGPNNDGISQATEVPLHWSQTENVQWRLPLPGEAGSTPVVSGNKIFLTSAEGDALVLMCISTKGEELWRRTIAHGNRIVRGGEGNSAAPSPVTDGEHVWAFFGTGDLVCYDFQGNEVWHTNIAKRYGRFNLYFVMASTPLLDKDRLYMHLIHSNAWLVLALDKMTGEEVWKHNRKSDATEECEHAYTSPILYRDAEREYLVVHGADYVTAHSLEDGGEIWRCGDLNPKASYNYSLRFVATPVATEGLIVVPSAKNGPVVGIDPAAQGDVTNSKWQRWKLRQGTPDVPSPVIHDGLVYLCRENGDLICLDAETGEQLYRERTHRHRHRASPVYANGYIYLTSRDGVITVVKTGREFKIVASNSLDEVIAASPVITDETLYLRTYQALYAIGSGE; translated from the coding sequence ATGTATCAGACGTTAAAAAATACGCTAATATGCCTACTCGCGGTTCTTGTCTTTGTCGCCAACAGTTTTGCCGGTAACTGGCACCAGTGGCGCGGCCCAAACAACGACGGAATCAGCCAAGCCACTGAGGTGCCTCTCCATTGGAGTCAAACCGAAAATGTCCAATGGCGACTGCCACTTCCCGGTGAAGCCGGTTCCACGCCTGTCGTCTCGGGAAACAAAATTTTTCTCACTTCAGCAGAAGGCGATGCCCTTGTTTTGATGTGTATCAGCACCAAAGGCGAGGAACTCTGGAGGCGGACGATAGCACACGGCAACCGGATTGTCCGTGGCGGTGAAGGCAATTCTGCTGCACCCTCTCCAGTGACCGATGGCGAACACGTTTGGGCATTCTTCGGAACAGGGGATCTCGTCTGTTATGATTTTCAAGGCAATGAGGTATGGCACACCAATATTGCGAAACGTTATGGCAGGTTCAACCTCTATTTTGTCATGGCAAGCACGCCACTCCTTGACAAAGACCGACTTTATATGCACCTCATTCACAGCAACGCTTGGCTTGTCCTTGCGCTCGACAAAATGACCGGTGAAGAGGTCTGGAAACATAACCGCAAAAGCGACGCAACTGAGGAGTGCGAACACGCTTATACTTCCCCTATTCTCTACCGGGACGCAGAACGTGAATACCTCGTTGTACACGGTGCGGATTATGTAACCGCACACAGCCTTGAAGACGGCGGCGAAATCTGGCGGTGTGGCGACTTAAATCCGAAAGCCAGCTATAATTATTCGCTCCGATTCGTCGCTACCCCTGTCGCAACTGAAGGATTGATCGTCGTGCCATCGGCGAAAAATGGACCCGTTGTCGGCATTGATCCGGCTGCACAAGGGGATGTCACGAACAGTAAATGGCAACGCTGGAAACTCCGACAAGGGACACCCGATGTGCCGTCTCCCGTTATCCACGACGGTTTGGTTTATCTCTGTCGAGAGAATGGAGACCTGATATGCCTTGATGCCGAAACCGGTGAACAACTCTATCGCGAACGAACGCATCGACATCGGCACCGCGCCTCACCTGTCTATGCGAATGGATATATCTACCTCACCTCTCGAGATGGGGTTATCACTGTTGTCAAAACCGGACGGGAATTTAAAATCGTCGCCAGCAATTCTCTGGACGAAGTTATTGCTGCATCTCCTGTCATTACTGACGAGACACTCTATCTGCGTACTTATCAAGCACTCTATGCAATCGGTAGCGGCGAATGA
- a CDS encoding PCP reductase family protein: MKFLCTDCDTAMKFKDVTRPEQGSVTALFECPDCFTEIAMFLNPSETQMLKSLDLQLGGSNEAAQPMQLVRSQLETAKGERMPNMFSPETSSGETAEGGKCPFTSVISEAFEEESPPKESTGPVWSVEALERLERIPSFVRPMAKMGIESFAKENGHDEITGEVMDAARGNFPAQF; this comes from the coding sequence ATGAAATTTTTATGTACAGACTGTGACACAGCAATGAAATTTAAAGACGTAACCCGACCGGAGCAAGGTTCTGTGACGGCACTTTTTGAATGTCCTGATTGTTTTACTGAGATCGCCATGTTCCTCAATCCATCGGAGACACAAATGCTAAAGTCCTTGGACCTCCAACTCGGTGGTTCCAATGAAGCAGCACAACCGATGCAGTTGGTGCGTTCACAATTAGAGACGGCAAAGGGTGAACGAATGCCTAATATGTTTTCGCCAGAAACCAGTTCAGGCGAAACCGCTGAAGGTGGAAAATGTCCCTTCACTTCCGTCATCTCCGAGGCATTCGAGGAGGAGTCCCCGCCTAAAGAATCGACCGGTCCCGTCTGGAGTGTGGAGGCATTAGAACGTTTGGAGCGGATACCGAGTTTCGTCCGTCCGATGGCGAAGATGGGAATTGAAAGTTTTGCAAAAGAAAACGGGCATGACGAAATTACAGGTGAAGTTATGGATGCCGCCCGCGGTAACTTCCCCGCACAGTTCTGA
- a CDS encoding SDR family NAD(P)-dependent oxidoreductase — protein sequence MDRLNGKVAIVTGAGKKGEVDGTGYATSMLFAREGAKVLLADISPENANATLAEIEAAGGEAAIFIGDLSTEAACAGMVEAAVAHFGKVNVLFNNVGLGGSGMVTQVDAEKWDRVMDVNLKSMIMACKHAIPRMAEAGGGSIINVSSIDALRAGSSRNVPYAAAKGGMISATKVMAVHHGRDNVRVNCIAPGHLYASFPAPYLSEAERERRRRIGPLGTEGTAWDVAWATVFLASDESKWISGVIIPIDAGLLAATPLAVVHQLDE from the coding sequence ATGGATCGATTGAACGGGAAGGTTGCGATTGTTACGGGTGCTGGCAAAAAGGGTGAAGTTGACGGTACCGGCTATGCGACATCCATGCTCTTTGCGAGAGAAGGGGCAAAGGTGCTGCTGGCTGACATCTCACCAGAGAACGCTAACGCGACCCTTGCAGAAATTGAGGCAGCGGGTGGTGAAGCCGCTATATTTATCGGGGATTTGTCAACAGAAGCAGCGTGTGCGGGGATGGTGGAAGCCGCGGTTGCACATTTCGGTAAAGTGAATGTGCTGTTTAATAACGTCGGACTCGGTGGCTCTGGAATGGTCACACAGGTTGACGCAGAGAAGTGGGACAGAGTGATGGATGTCAACCTCAAAAGCATGATTATGGCGTGCAAACACGCTATCCCGCGAATGGCTGAGGCAGGTGGTGGTTCGATTATCAATGTTTCGTCAATTGATGCATTGCGTGCGGGTTCATCAAGAAATGTACCTTATGCGGCTGCGAAAGGTGGGATGATCTCTGCGACAAAAGTCATGGCAGTTCACCACGGACGCGACAACGTCCGTGTGAATTGTATCGCGCCTGGACACCTCTATGCCTCGTTTCCTGCGCCGTATCTGAGTGAAGCAGAACGAGAACGACGGCGGCGCATTGGGCCGCTTGGAACCGAGGGAACCGCCTGGGATGTGGCGTGGGCAACCGTGTTTCTCGCCAGTGACGAATCGAAATGGATTTCTGGCGTTATCATTCCCATTGATGCAGGTTTACTCGCGGCGACCCCGCTTGCTGTTGTGCATCAACTTGATGAGTGA
- a CDS encoding universal stress protein, producing the protein MIKKIYVPVDNSDYSDASIALAVAFAKKFGSQLVGSHVYAAKMHDVRFKQMEYTLPEEYQDEVELEKQRRIHDTLITMGLQLISDSYLEVMKQKCIELDIPFEAKMPEGKHYIKLVEDIKASDYDLVIMGALGMGAVKDSLIGGVCERVVRRINTDTLVVRDLDPIEAHEGNILVGIDGSPESFSGLKTAIQLGQKFNKQVEAVGVYDPYLHYIVFNSVVNVLTERAARTFRFKEQEQLHEEVIDTGLAKIYQSHLEVARSIAKEEHGYNLKITLLDGKGYEKILQYTRKTNPWLLVLGRIGVHCEEDADIGSTAENLLRLAPCNVLLVSQRYFPQIDVKAEEILVWTQEALDRMEKAPPLVRGIAKTAVHRFAIERGHSVITESVIDKAMEAIMPQRASERLTRVAKEIAEQKVLESEAVQTYICGECGYAAHNQQPVQCPVCSAAPERFQMVDKGSLQNIAVDEGGAAEEETFDGVRLQWSEQAKKALRRVPRGYMRRNVKARIEKSARSQKIGTITNAFATEIINDSMGEAAAVREDAPELRAVQSQTADSQNAAEVGQSFKSPVQWTQEAIERLNLVPAGFMRNITQTRIEQRAQENNVTEVTLDFAAHVIEDGRSLANEVLGQYYQQSNQD; encoded by the coding sequence ATGATAAAAAAAATCTACGTACCCGTTGACAATTCGGACTACTCGGATGCCAGTATCGCCTTAGCGGTAGCGTTCGCGAAGAAGTTCGGATCTCAATTGGTGGGGTCGCATGTCTACGCCGCAAAGATGCACGATGTCCGCTTTAAACAGATGGAGTACACCCTTCCAGAGGAGTACCAAGACGAAGTTGAACTCGAAAAACAACGCCGAATTCACGATACGCTCATTACCATGGGGTTACAACTCATCTCCGATTCCTATCTGGAGGTTATGAAGCAGAAGTGCATCGAACTTGACATCCCATTTGAAGCGAAAATGCCCGAAGGCAAGCACTACATCAAACTCGTTGAGGACATCAAGGCGAGCGACTACGATCTCGTAATTATGGGCGCGCTCGGTATGGGTGCCGTCAAGGATAGTCTCATCGGCGGGGTCTGTGAGCGCGTTGTCCGCCGTATTAATACCGACACACTCGTTGTTCGAGACCTTGACCCCATTGAAGCACATGAGGGAAATATCCTCGTCGGTATTGATGGAAGTCCGGAGTCTTTCTCAGGCTTGAAAACCGCTATCCAACTCGGACAGAAATTCAACAAACAGGTCGAAGCCGTTGGGGTCTACGATCCCTATCTTCACTATATCGTTTTCAATTCCGTCGTCAATGTGCTAACAGAACGTGCCGCACGGACTTTCAGATTTAAGGAACAGGAGCAGCTTCACGAAGAGGTTATTGATACCGGATTGGCAAAAATCTATCAGTCGCATCTTGAGGTTGCTCGCTCTATCGCAAAAGAAGAACACGGCTACAATCTAAAAATTACGCTGCTCGATGGGAAAGGCTACGAAAAGATTTTACAATACACCCGAAAGACAAATCCGTGGCTTCTGGTTTTAGGCAGAATCGGAGTTCACTGTGAAGAGGATGCGGACATCGGTAGCACCGCTGAGAACCTCTTACGCCTGGCACCTTGTAATGTGCTTTTAGTCAGTCAACGTTATTTCCCACAGATTGATGTGAAAGCAGAGGAAATACTCGTCTGGACGCAGGAAGCGTTGGATAGAATGGAGAAAGCCCCGCCTCTCGTGCGAGGTATCGCGAAGACCGCTGTTCATCGGTTTGCCATCGAACGCGGGCATTCGGTCATCACCGAAAGCGTCATTGACAAGGCGATGGAGGCAATTATGCCACAGCGTGCCTCTGAGAGACTGACACGCGTCGCAAAGGAAATCGCCGAGCAGAAAGTCTTGGAATCCGAGGCCGTGCAGACGTACATTTGTGGCGAATGCGGCTACGCTGCCCACAACCAACAACCCGTCCAGTGTCCCGTCTGTAGTGCTGCGCCAGAACGGTTCCAGATGGTGGATAAAGGTTCACTCCAAAATATCGCTGTGGATGAAGGTGGTGCTGCGGAAGAGGAAACATTTGATGGTGTGCGGCTCCAGTGGTCAGAACAAGCGAAAAAAGCACTTCGTCGTGTACCCCGCGGCTATATGCGCCGAAACGTCAAAGCGCGAATCGAGAAGTCGGCACGTTCCCAAAAGATTGGGACGATTACCAACGCCTTTGCAACCGAGATCATTAACGACAGTATGGGTGAAGCCGCAGCTGTGCGTGAGGATGCCCCTGAACTCAGGGCCGTGCAGTCACAGACAGCAGACTCCCAGAACGCTGCTGAGGTCGGACAAAGTTTTAAGAGTCCAGTGCAATGGACTCAAGAAGCCATTGAACGTTTGAACTTAGTACCTGCTGGATTCATGCGGAATATCACCCAGACGCGCATTGAACAGCGAGCACAAGAGAACAATGTCACCGAAGTTACGCTTGATTTCGCCGCTCACGTCATTGAGGACGGCAGAAGTCTGGCAAATGAAGTCCTTGGGCAGTACTATCAGCAATCAAATCAGGATTGA